The DNA sequence TCGTTCTTTCTTGAGTTGAGTTAGCAACGCTGAACAGGCATNCCCTCCTAACCTTAATCTTATCACTTCCAGTTCATATAGGGAATATATGTTTGTGCCTGATTCATCCCCCACTTACACTTCGTTTAGAAGTGGGGGTCTTCTCGGATAATTTATGATAAAAAAAGCAGTCCTGACATTGTGAGGTGAACCCCGTGTTTATACGCACGGAAAGTTTCCAGCAATTTATCCGTTACTACCCAGTGGTGACCGCTTTAATAGCCATTAATACCGTGCTATTCGTCTTGATCCGCTTCCCAGGTATCGGCGACATGATCCGCTATTACGGAGTGGGACAAAACCTGGCCATTGCCATGGGGGAATATTGGCGCCTGGTCACTCCCATTTTTCTGCATTATCGTTTAATGCATTTTTTGTTTAACAGCTTTGCCCTGATTATTTTCGCCCCCGCCATGGAACGGCTGCTTGGCCGCTGGAAATTTATCGGCTTATACCTGGCGACGGGGGTAGCGGGCAACGTAGGCACTTTTTTATTCGGTCCAGACTATTACGCCCACTTGGGAGCTTCTGGTGCTTTATACGGTCTGTTAGGTTTGTACCTGTACATGGTGCTGTTCCGCAAAGACCTGATAGATCCCGCCTCCAGTCAAATCGTCACCACCATACTGGTTATAGGTTTGTTTTACACGATTGTCATGCCTGGTGTCAACTTGTATGCCCACCTGTTTGGATTTTTAAGCGGCCTGGCCTTTGGACCGCTTGTGTTCAAGGGGCAAATGAAATATTTTACTGTGCTAAATGACCCGGCTCCTTCCCCTGTTGGTGCCCCCCCTCAGATCCGCTTTGACCCCCGGCGCTGGCAAAAAAGCCATAAACGGAGGCAAATTCTGAAGTATGTGTTGATTGGTTTCGTGGTGTTCCTGATCGTACTCGGTATGCTAAACAGCTTGCGCTAGCCCGTCCCGGAACAAGAGCCCGTCTTTGACAAGGCGGGCTCTGCGCTTATATTACAGTTTCCCCTAATCCCCCCATCGCTTAACAAATGTCTTGAAAAAATAAAATTTTTTACCGAAACCTCTTGCCAAAATCCACGATCAGCACTATAATGTCCACTATATATAGACAATTGTTCTCTTTGCATAAACACATGGGAGTGGTAGAGAAATGAAGAACGTTGTTTCGGTTGGATTACTAGGGTTAGGGACTGTCGGTTGCGGTGTGGCCCGCATTATTAAAGACCATCAGGAAGAGCTTCAACATCAAACAGGCTGTGCCATTCACATCAAGAAAGCGCTGGTGCAACATTTGGAAAAAGAGCGGGATGTTCAGTTAGACCCGTCTCAGTTAACCCTCCACGCCGAGGAAGTCCTCTTTGATCCGGAGATTGATGTGATCGTGGAAGTCATGGGAGGGATCGAACAGACCAGGCAATATGTGCTTGACGCCTTGCGTCACAAAAAGCATGTGGTCACCGCCAATAAGGACTTGATTGCCCTGCACGGGGCAGAACTTTTACAAGCTGCCCAAAACAATGGTTGTGACTTGTATTATGAAGCCAGCGTGGCCGGAGGCATTCCCATAATTCGCAGTTTGGTCGAGGGCCTGGCCTCTGACCGCATTGTCAAAATCATGGGGATTGTCAACGGCACAACCAATTATATCCTGACCAAAATGAGTAAAGAAGGTGCAACCTATGAAGATGCCCTCCGTGAAGCACAAGAACTGGGTTATGCAGAAGCCGATCCTTCTGCTGATGTGGAAGGTTGGGACGCTGCCCGAAAAATGGCCATCTTAAGCACACTCGGCTTTTTAACCAATGTGGAGCTGGATGATGTGTCCGTACAAGGGATCTCCCAGGTGACGGCCGAAGATATCGCTTACTGTTCCAAATTAGGCTACACGATGAAATTGATCGGTATTGCCCAGCGGGATGAGGGGCGCATTGAGGTCAGTGTCCAGCCTGCCCTGTTACCCCATGATCATCCCCTGGCTGCAGTGAGCAATGAATATAATGCAGTTTACGTATATGGTGAGAGCGTGGGTGAGACCATGTTTTACGGTCCGGGTGCTGGTCAGCTGCCGACCGCCACAGCCGTCGTCTCCGATTTAGTGACTGTTGTTAAACACATGCGCTTGGGGGTCAGCGGGCGCAGCATGGTGGCTCCCCTGTATGACAAACAGCTCAAAAAAGATGAGGAAATTTTCTCCAAATACTTCTTGCGCCTGCATCTGAAAGATAAAACCGGTGCCTTTGCCAGAATCACCTCCCTGTTTTCTGAGCACGGCGTCAGCCTGGAGCGGATCCTGCAACTTCCCCTTAAGGAAGCAGGGTTGGCGGAAGTGGTGGTCATGACCCATCAAACGAACAAAAAAGCCTTTGATGATGTGTGCCGGGCATTGGCCAAGATGGATGTGATTCAAGCCATCAAGAGCCGCTACCGTGTGGAAGGAGAGTGATAAGGATGAACTGGAAAGGACTATTAGACCATTATGCTCCTTACTTACCCGTCACTGACAAAACCCCCCGTTTGTCACTCAATGAGGGCAATACGCCCCTGATCCGTTTAGAAACACTGTCAGAGCGCTGGAATGTGGATCTGTACGTGAAACTGGAAGGAGCCAATCCCACTGGGTCGTTCAAAGACAGAGGCATGGTACTGGCAGTAGCCAAGGCCAAAGAAGAAGGGAGCGAAGCCATTATTTGCGCTTCCACTGGTAATACCTCTGCTTCAGCAGCTGCTTATGCTGCCCGGGCCAAATTGCGCTGCGTCATTGTCATTCCACAAGGAAAAATCGCACTGGGCAAGCTGGCTCAGGCCGTCATGTACGGTGCTGAGATTTATGCTATTGAGGGCAATTTTGATCAGGCGCTGGCCATGGTGCGGGAGATTGCGGAACAAGAACCGCTTACGCTGGTCAACTCAGTGAATCCCTACCGGATAGAAGGGCAGAAAACAGCTGCCTTCGAAATCTGCGATACGCTGGGGCAAGCGCCGGACATTTTGGCTATCCCGGTGGGCAATGCTGGCAATATCAGCGCCTACTGGAAAGGGTTTAAGGAATATCACCGCCACCATCACACGGGACTGCCCGAAATGCGAGGGTTTGAAGCAGAGGGGGCCGCAGCGATTGTTAAAAACCGGGTCATTGAATATCCTGAAACCATTGCCACTGCCATCCGTATTGGCAACCCGGCCAGCTGGAAAACTGCGGTGGCAGCGGCCCAAGAATCGGGCGGTCAAATTGACATGGTAAGCGATGCAGAGATTCTGGAGGCTTACCGTCTTTTGGCACAGGAAGAAGGTTTGTTTGCCGAACCGGCATCTTGTGCTTCTTTAGCCGGGGTCAAAAAACAGCTTGAAACAGGACAAATTAAGGAAGGCAGCCGCATTGTCTGTGTGTTGACCGGCAACGGCCTGAAAGATCCCAACACGGCCATGGAAGTCGTTCAAATTCAACCCGCTGTCATCCCCAATGACAAACAGGCCCTGTTAAACGAGCTTAAGGAAGGTGTCCGTTGAATGGGTGAAGCTTCCTTTATGATCCGTGTCCCTGGGAGCACCGCCAATTTGGGGCCAGGCTTTGACTCCATCGGCCTGGCTGTCAACCGCTACTTGGAGCTGATCGTCACCCCCGGCAATAAGTGGTCGTTTACAGGCCAAGGAGAGTTACAGGATCTGCCGCCCCTTGAGGACAACCTGATCTACCAGGTGGCTCAAAAAGTAGCTAGGCAGCATGGACACTTGCTCCCTCCCTGCCACGTGGCCATGCGGAGCACCATCCCTTTAGCCAAGGGGCTGGGGAGCAGCGCTGCTGCCATTGTGGCTGCCATTGAACTGGCCAACCAAGTCCTGGAGATCGGTTTAACCCAGCAGCAGAAATTACGCTTAGCCGCCCTCATCGAAGGACATCCGGATAATGTTTCCGCTTCCCTGTTTGGAGGTCTGGTCATTGGCAGCCATTGTCAAGAGTGGACCGATGTAGTCAGATGCGAAGCTCCTTCAGTGGAGATGGTGCTTATGGTTCCCAACCATCAATTGTTAACTAAGCAAGCCCGGAATATCCTTCCAGAGGATCTGCCCTTCAATGAAGCTGTCAAAGCGAGCAGCATCAGCAATGTTCTTGTGGCAGCTCTGCTCAGCAACGACTGGCAGACAGCAGGAAAAATGATGAGACGGGACCTCTTCCATCATCCTTATCGCACCCGGTTAATTCCGGAACTTGCATCCATATTGCAGTCTCAGGATCGCTTTCCAGCTTACGGGGCAGCATTAAGCGGTGCTGGACCGTCCATTATCTGGTTTTGCCCAATGGGTGAAAGCCATCATCTCGCCCAGTTGTTAGCTGAACAATACCCCCATTACAGCTTTGAACAGCTTAAACCTGATCCCCATGGGGTTGTCGTCAATAAAGCCAGTATCTGTTCTTTCTAGATATAACAAACCACAATAAATTAGGCCGTTATGACTAATTTATTGTGGTTTTTTACAGAAGATGTACAATCAACATATCCTTGAAAAGCTAAGACCCAATTATTTGCATCTGTGTTAAGATACAAATAAAGGCACTCGAATGGATGGGGGGAGTCTGATTGGAACATGAAACGTCTCCACAACCGGAAGCCAAATCAAAAGGCTCAGCCTGGGAAGTGTTATCCGTTTCCACCAAACTGGGCTTAACGTCTTTTGGCGGTCCTGTTGCCCATCTGGGTTTCTTTCGGGAGGAATACATCAAGCGGCGCCAGTGGCTGGATGACCGTACATATGCCGATCTGGTCGCCCTGTGCCAATTTTTGCCGGGCCCGGCCAGCAGCCAAGTGGGCATTGGCATCGGCCTGATCCGGGCTGGATTTTGGGGTGCTTTGGCGGCATGGATTGGCTTCACCTTGCCATCGGTTATCTTGATGGCTTTATTTGCTTTCGTGTTACAAGGTTTAGACCTGACCTCAGCCGGGTGGATTCATGGGTTGAAAATTGCCGCCTTAGCCATTGTCGCCCATGCCCTTTTAGGCATGGGCAGAAGCCTGGCTCCAGACCGGCAGAGAGCCTCGATTGCCATATTGGCGGCCATCGTCATTTTACTGTGGCCATTAGCGCTAAACCAAATCGTGGTCATTCTGGCCGGCGGCGTCATTGGCCTGTTGCTGTTCAAATCTAAGGAGGTAACCAAAGCCGAGGGGCTGAATATTTCTATCAGGGGCCGTTGGGCCATCATGAGCTTGGGCTTATTTTTTGGCCTTCTGCTCTTGTTGCCCTTGTTGCGCCACTTGTTTCCTGTCCAGTGGCTGGCCATGGCAGACACTTTTTACCGGGTCGGGTCACTGGTCTTTGGCGGGGGCCATGTTGTCCTGCCTTTGTTGGAGCGGGAAGTAGTGGCTCTAGGCTGGGTGAGTCAGGAAGCGTTTCTGGCCGGTTACGGTGCCGCTCAGGCCATTCCTGGTCCGTTGTTTACCTTTGCCGCCTATATCGGAGCACTCGTGAACGGCTGGAGTGGGGCATTACTGGCCACGGTGGCGATCTTCCTTCCGTCATTCTTCTTGGTGATCGGTGCCCTTCCCTTTTGGGATCTCTTGCGCCGCCATCCCAAAATTCAAGGGGCCCTGAATGGCATTAATGCCGCTGTTGTTGGCATCTTATTGGCTGCTTTGTATCATCCCCTGTGGACCAACACGGTTACTTCAGTGGCTGACTTTGCTCTGACTTTAATCTCCTTTGGCTTGATTGTCTTTTGGAAAGCCCCTCCTTGGCTGGTTGTCATTTTAGGCGGCATCGGGGGCAGTGTGATCGCTGTGTTTACAGCATAAAGCCTTAGAGACAAGCAGAAAAACTAACACACACAAAGGAGTGCAGTGCTCATGAAATATCGCCGGTTAGGCAGAAGCGGTTTGTTCGTTTCCGAATTATGCCTGGGAACAATGACTTTTGGCCGTGAGACGGATAAAGAGACAGCCATCCGGATGATTCATCAGTTCCTTGATGCCGGGGGAAACTTCATTGATACGGCTGACGTTTATGCTGAAGGGCGTTCCGAGGAAATTGTCGGCCAGGCGATCAAGGGCCGCCGCTCAGAAGTGATTGTGGCCACGAAGGTGCGCATGAAAGTAGGCCCTCATCCTAACGACGCCGGCTATGCACGCAAACGGATCATGGACGGCGTTGAGCAAAGCTTGCGCCGCTTAGGGACTGACTACATTGATCTGTACCAGCTGCATGTGTGGGACCATCTGACACCCATTGAGGAAACCCTGCGCACCCTGGATGACCTGGTCTCATCCGGAAAAGTCCGTTATATCGGCTGCTCCAATTTTTTGGCCTGGCAGCTGATGAAAGCACTGGCCTACAGCGATTTCAACAACTATGTGCGCTTTATCTCCATTCAGCCCCAGTACAGTCTGGTCAATCGGGAGATGGACCGTGAAGTGCTATCCCTCTGCCTGGAGGAAGAAGTGGGTGTGATCCCCTGGGCGCCTCTGGCCGGCGGCTTCTTAACGGGAAAATATCCCCGGTCAAAGGAAAAGCCGAATTTTGGCCGCTTCAACAATTCCTCAACCGGAGAGTACATGTGGGAGCGTAAAGCAACAGACCGTAACTTTAAGATCCTGGATAAAGTGAAAAGCATTGCCGATGAGCTGGGTAAAACCCCGGCCCAAGTTGCCCTGAACTGGCTGTTGTGCAAAGAAGGTATCACATCCCCTATTTTCGGTGCCCGTACACCGGAGCAATTGGAGGAAAACCTGGGCAGCACCGGCTGGAGATTAAGCGCTGAACACTTTAAAGCCTTGGACGAGGTCAGCAAACTTCCCAGTGAGTATCCCAACCGATTTATTGACAAGTTCCGCCGGGATGTCATTTATGACAATCTTGAGGTGTAAACGTCCAGACCTCCCTGCTGAAAAGGGAGGTCTTGTGACACAACCGTATTTCACTTGGAGGTGTGTGGGATGGATACAAAGTTAATTAAAACAGTTAAAAGCAGAGTATTAATAACAAAAAAGACCGAGACACAACGGCTCCATGCTGGGCCAAAGCCTCGGTCTTTCGTTCTGTTACCTTAACCTGTTCAGCCTACTGCGGTTCTTTTCAAGGAGTGTGTTAGTTTTTCAAGGCTTTTGCAATCTTAGCCAGGCGCTCTCCCAAACGGGAAGCCATGGTCAGATCCCTGTCGTCAGGCTGTGCCGACCCGTCTGGACCTGCCACGGTGGAGGCACCGTAAGGAGAACCGCCAATACCATCAGTGGTCAATTGCTCAGGATTCTCTCCATAAGGAAGACCAACAAAAATCATGCCGAAATGCAACAGAGGAACAAGGGAGGTGATCACGGTCGTTTCCTGTCCGCCATGAATCGAGCCAGAGCTGGTAAAGATGGCCGTGGGCTTTCCTTCCAACGAGCCGTTTAACCACAACTGTCCTGCTGAGTCCAAAAACTGCTTTATTTGAGCTGGCATGGACCCATAGCGGGTGGGAATCCCCCAGATGATGCCATCCGCCCAAACGAGATCGTCATGGGTCGCTTCAGGGATGTCTTGTTGTGCTTTTTGGGCCTGGACATAGGCATCCTGTCCTGACATTGCCTCTTTCACCACATCAAACTCAGGGATGCGCACCAGCTTGACCTCAGTGCCTTCCACTTTTTTGGCACCTTCAGCCACTGCCTGGGCCATTTTAAAAATATGCCCGTAGGCGCTGTAATAAGGGATCAAAATGTTTGCCATTTCGCAGCACTCCTTTGGAAAATTTATTTTTAAGCTTTTAAAAGCTTGTTCCCAGGTCGTAAAAACATGACATGATGGGTTGAAATCACCTTCAAGTTTAGAGTTCCCCATCAAAAACCGTTTCAAACCATAGATATTTAGGTTTCATATAGTTTTAATTCGAGATATTATTCTAAGATAAGGACGCAACGTTTACAATTTCAGGCGCGCACTGTGCCCCAATTTCTTCAGCAGTTCAATAACAACTTCTTTTTCATCTGTGCTTATCCCCTCCATCGCTTCATGCATGGCGCTGGCATGAGCCGGGAAAATACGCTCCACCAGGTCTCGGCCAGCATCGGTTAAAGTGGCATACATGACCCGTCTGTCCCTGGGGCACGGCCTGCGCACCAAGTATCCTTTTTCCTCTAACTTATCGACGACATAAGTGATGCTGCCACTGGCCAGCAGAATTTTTTCACCAATTTGTTGCAAAGGATGATCTCCTTTATGGTAGAGCAACTCCAAAACGCCAAATTCAGTTAAATTTAAACCATGCCTTTTCACATCACGCTGGGCGTGTTCGAGCAACGTTTTGTATGCCCGGGAAAGCACAACAAACAAGTGTAGTGAACGTTCTTTGTTCTTTTGGCCGTTGCCGTTGTCAGAGCTGGACATCGTCGTGGTCCTCCAGTAGGTTCCATCTTTATTATCTCGAGTTAAAGCTATTTTAATTCAGAACAGATACTGCTGTCAAATCACTTCACCCATTTAAAAAGGGGGAACGTCAAAACGTTCACCCCGCATAACCTGTTATGATATCTACCTCAGATCAAGAATGGGCTGCAAAGCGTTCCTTTTCCCGCTGGCGCAGTTCAACCCGGCGGATCTTGCCTGAAGTGGTTTTGGGCAGTGAATCGACAAATTCAATTTTACGAGGATATTTATAGGGAGCGGTGAGTGATTTGACATGCTCCTGCAACCGCTCTACCAGTGTCGGATCTTTGGCCTCTTCGGGATTTTTCAATACGACAAACGCTTTGACCACATGGCCGCGCAGCTCATCCGGGCTGGCGACGACAGCACACTCCCTCACCGCCGGGTGCTTAACCAGCGCATCTTCCACTTCAAAGGGACCGATGGTATACCCAGAGCTAATAATAATGTCGTCGCTGCGCCCTTCAAACCAGAAATAACCGTCTTCATCCTTGCGGGCCTGATCTCCTGTCAGATAGTATTCACCCCGATAAGCTGCCTTGGTCCGTTCAGGATCTTTGTAATATTCCTTAAAGAGAGCGGGCGTATCCCGATGGACCGCAATATCCCCTACTTCTCCTACTCCAACAGGTTCTCCATCCTCATTAATGATTTCCACCCGGTTGCCTGGTGTCGGTTTACCCATGGAACCCGGTTTAATCTCCATTCCTTTCAGCGTACCCACGAGCAAGGTGTTTTCAGTCTGGCCATAACCGTCCCGGACGTCCACATTGAAATAGCGCCTAAAAGTGTCGATCACTTCCCGGTTAAGGGGCTCGCCTGCGGATACAGCACTGCGCAGGTGGGTTAAAGAATAGCGTTCCAGTCCATCCACTTTGGCCATCAGTCGGTATTCAGTCGGTGTGCAACACAAGACATTCACCTGGTATTCTTCCATAATCGATAAGTAACGGGCTGGATCAAACGGACCATGATAAACGACAGCGGTTGCCCCTAAGCCAAGCACCGACAGAAACGGGCTCCACACCCATTTGGCCCAACCCGGCCCTGCTGTGGCCCAGACCACATCATTTTCTTTGATATCCAGCCATTGTTTGGCTGCCACCTGTAAATGGACGTATCCCCAGCCATGAACATGCACAACCCCTTTGGGATTCCCTGTTGTACCCGAGGTGTACGATAAAAAGGCCATATCGTCACGGTGAGTAGGCACCGTTTCAAAGTAATCGCTTTCATTTTCAACCAATGTATCTATAGCCAACCAACTACTTTGGGCTTCACCCACGACGAACTGATATTGCAAGGACGGAAGGGGCTCCTCAATCTTCTCAAACTCTGGCACACAGGCCTGGTAAGCAATGACGGCTTTTGCTTCCCCATGGTTAATACGGTAACTGAGATCTTTGGCCCTTAACATCTCCGAACTCGGAATGACGACTAACCCAGCCTTTAAACAAGCAATGTAGGTAACATATGCTTCCGGTATCCGGGGGAGCATCACCAACACCTTGTCCCCTTTTTGCAAACCCTGTTTGACCAGGGCATTGGCCAGCCGGTTGGCTTGTTTGAGCAGTTCTTGATAGGTGATCTCCCGCTTGTCCCCTTTGTCGTTCAGCCAGCGAATGGCCACTTTCTGAGGGTCTGCTGCGTAAGATTCAAATTCTTGGGTGATGTTGTACTGTTCCGGTGCAAGCAACTGTTCCCGTTTCACGACTTCTCCTCCTTGATGTTGTGATGTTGGGCTTGTCTCTATTATACAAAATAACTGAACTGATTTAAATGTTTTGATTACAACAAAATTTGATACTTTGTGATAATATTTTCCGCAAAATCATGACGGTTGTCTTAGGAAGGGCATAAATCCTTGCTGGCTTATCAAGACGCGGTGTTCACCAAACACTTTCTGGAAGAGGGCGCAGACCTCCGTAAACTTGTCAGGCGTATACCAGTCCTCATAACCCAGTTGCTGATACAAGGACTTGATGCCCAGCTTTTCGGTGCGCTTTCCCTGCGCTCCGTCTCCCCGGAAAAAATCATCCAGGCAAACCCAGTCTGCCACTTCTTTTAACAGCTGGGGAAACTGTTCGGAAAAAGGCAAAAGGGGAGAGACAGCCGCTTGTGCAGGAAGGCCCGCTTGCTTAAGCCTTGCTAGGGTTTTCATTCTGGCAGCTAGAGGAGGGGCCGCTGGAGAGAGGGTTTGGCGTACCTGCTCCAAATCCGTTTCAATGGTGATACTGACACACAGCCGGTCTTTCAATTCCAGCAGAAGATCAATATCTCTTGTGATGAGTGGACTTCTGGTCTGTACAAACAAAAAATCGGGTTTGTCCTTGGCCATCACTTCCAACAAACTCCGGCTTAATTGGGTTTGTACTTCAAGCGGTTGATACGGATCAGTGCTGGAAGACATAAAGATGGTCAC is a window from the Caldalkalibacillus thermarum genome containing:
- the thrC gene encoding threonine synthase; this translates as MNWKGLLDHYAPYLPVTDKTPRLSLNEGNTPLIRLETLSERWNVDLYVKLEGANPTGSFKDRGMVLAVAKAKEEGSEAIICASTGNTSASAAAYAARAKLRCVIVIPQGKIALGKLAQAVMYGAEIYAIEGNFDQALAMVREIAEQEPLTLVNSVNPYRIEGQKTAAFEICDTLGQAPDILAIPVGNAGNISAYWKGFKEYHRHHHTGLPEMRGFEAEGAAAIVKNRVIEYPETIATAIRIGNPASWKTAVAAAQESGGQIDMVSDAEILEAYRLLAQEEGLFAEPASCASLAGVKKQLETGQIKEGSRIVCVLTGNGLKDPNTAMEVVQIQPAVIPNDKQALLNELKEGVR
- a CDS encoding homoserine dehydrogenase, whose amino-acid sequence is MKNVVSVGLLGLGTVGCGVARIIKDHQEELQHQTGCAIHIKKALVQHLEKERDVQLDPSQLTLHAEEVLFDPEIDVIVEVMGGIEQTRQYVLDALRHKKHVVTANKDLIALHGAELLQAAQNNGCDLYYEASVAGGIPIIRSLVEGLASDRIVKIMGIVNGTTNYILTKMSKEGATYEDALREAQELGYAEADPSADVEGWDAARKMAILSTLGFLTNVELDDVSVQGISQVTAEDIAYCSKLGYTMKLIGIAQRDEGRIEVSVQPALLPHDHPLAAVSNEYNAVYVYGESVGETMFYGPGAGQLPTATAVVSDLVTVVKHMRLGVSGRSMVAPLYDKQLKKDEEIFSKYFLRLHLKDKTGAFARITSLFSEHGVSLERILQLPLKEAGLAEVVVMTHQTNKKAFDDVCRALAKMDVIQAIKSRYRVEGE
- the wrbA gene encoding NAD(P)H:quinone oxidoreductase, whose translation is MANILIPYYSAYGHIFKMAQAVAEGAKKVEGTEVKLVRIPEFDVVKEAMSGQDAYVQAQKAQQDIPEATHDDLVWADGIIWGIPTRYGSMPAQIKQFLDSAGQLWLNGSLEGKPTAIFTSSGSIHGGQETTVITSLVPLLHFGMIFVGLPYGENPEQLTTDGIGGSPYGASTVAGPDGSAQPDDRDLTMASRLGERLAKIAKALKN
- a CDS encoding chromate transporter, which translates into the protein MEHETSPQPEAKSKGSAWEVLSVSTKLGLTSFGGPVAHLGFFREEYIKRRQWLDDRTYADLVALCQFLPGPASSQVGIGIGLIRAGFWGALAAWIGFTLPSVILMALFAFVLQGLDLTSAGWIHGLKIAALAIVAHALLGMGRSLAPDRQRASIAILAAIVILLWPLALNQIVVILAGGVIGLLLFKSKEVTKAEGLNISIRGRWAIMSLGLFFGLLLLLPLLRHLFPVQWLAMADTFYRVGSLVFGGGHVVLPLLEREVVALGWVSQEAFLAGYGAAQAIPGPLFTFAAYIGALVNGWSGALLATVAIFLPSFFLVIGALPFWDLLRRHPKIQGALNGINAAVVGILLAALYHPLWTNTVTSVADFALTLISFGLIVFWKAPPWLVVILGGIGGSVIAVFTA
- a CDS encoding aldo/keto reductase, with the protein product MKYRRLGRSGLFVSELCLGTMTFGRETDKETAIRMIHQFLDAGGNFIDTADVYAEGRSEEIVGQAIKGRRSEVIVATKVRMKVGPHPNDAGYARKRIMDGVEQSLRRLGTDYIDLYQLHVWDHLTPIEETLRTLDDLVSSGKVRYIGCSNFLAWQLMKALAYSDFNNYVRFISIQPQYSLVNREMDREVLSLCLEEEVGVIPWAPLAGGFLTGKYPRSKEKPNFGRFNNSSTGEYMWERKATDRNFKILDKVKSIADELGKTPAQVALNWLLCKEGITSPIFGARTPEQLEENLGSTGWRLSAEHFKALDEVSKLPSEYPNRFIDKFRRDVIYDNLEV
- the mbcS gene encoding acyl-CoA synthetase MbcS — translated: MKREQLLAPEQYNITQEFESYAADPQKVAIRWLNDKGDKREITYQELLKQANRLANALVKQGLQKGDKVLVMLPRIPEAYVTYIACLKAGLVVIPSSEMLRAKDLSYRINHGEAKAVIAYQACVPEFEKIEEPLPSLQYQFVVGEAQSSWLAIDTLVENESDYFETVPTHRDDMAFLSYTSGTTGNPKGVVHVHGWGYVHLQVAAKQWLDIKENDVVWATAGPGWAKWVWSPFLSVLGLGATAVVYHGPFDPARYLSIMEEYQVNVLCCTPTEYRLMAKVDGLERYSLTHLRSAVSAGEPLNREVIDTFRRYFNVDVRDGYGQTENTLLVGTLKGMEIKPGSMGKPTPGNRVEIINEDGEPVGVGEVGDIAVHRDTPALFKEYYKDPERTKAAYRGEYYLTGDQARKDEDGYFWFEGRSDDIIISSGYTIGPFEVEDALVKHPAVRECAVVASPDELRGHVVKAFVVLKNPEEAKDPTLVERLQEHVKSLTAPYKYPRKIEFVDSLPKTTSGKIRRVELRQREKERFAAHS
- a CDS encoding SPL family radical SAM protein; translated protein: MASNKLQITYRKPGRLLNPASGYLTGYTHTLNPYAGCAFACTYCYVRRLPVALFHQKEWGTWVDVKENAPHMLEKELRRAKQRGKVTIFMSSSTDPYQPLEVQTQLSRSLLEVMAKDKPDFLFVQTRSPLITRDIDLLLELKDRLCVSITIETDLEQVRQTLSPAAPPLAARMKTLARLKQAGLPAQAAVSPLLPFSEQFPQLLKEVADWVCLDDFFRGDGAQGKRTEKLGIKSLYQQLGYEDWYTPDKFTEVCALFQKVFGEHRVLISQQGFMPFLRQPS
- a CDS encoding rhomboid family intramembrane serine protease produces the protein MFIRTESFQQFIRYYPVVTALIAINTVLFVLIRFPGIGDMIRYYGVGQNLAIAMGEYWRLVTPIFLHYRLMHFLFNSFALIIFAPAMERLLGRWKFIGLYLATGVAGNVGTFLFGPDYYAHLGASGALYGLLGLYLYMVLFRKDLIDPASSQIVTTILVIGLFYTIVMPGVNLYAHLFGFLSGLAFGPLVFKGQMKYFTVLNDPAPSPVGAPPQIRFDPRRWQKSHKRRQILKYVLIGFVVFLIVLGMLNSLR
- a CDS encoding MarR family winged helix-turn-helix transcriptional regulator, translated to MSSSDNGNGQKNKERSLHLFVVLSRAYKTLLEHAQRDVKRHGLNLTEFGVLELLYHKGDHPLQQIGEKILLASGSITYVVDKLEEKGYLVRRPCPRDRRVMYATLTDAGRDLVERIFPAHASAMHEAMEGISTDEKEVVIELLKKLGHSARLKL
- the thrB gene encoding homoserine kinase codes for the protein MGEASFMIRVPGSTANLGPGFDSIGLAVNRYLELIVTPGNKWSFTGQGELQDLPPLEDNLIYQVAQKVARQHGHLLPPCHVAMRSTIPLAKGLGSSAAAIVAAIELANQVLEIGLTQQQKLRLAALIEGHPDNVSASLFGGLVIGSHCQEWTDVVRCEAPSVEMVLMVPNHQLLTKQARNILPEDLPFNEAVKASSISNVLVAALLSNDWQTAGKMMRRDLFHHPYRTRLIPELASILQSQDRFPAYGAALSGAGPSIIWFCPMGESHHLAQLLAEQYPHYSFEQLKPDPHGVVVNKASICSF